In Trichoplusia ni isolate ovarian cell line Hi5 chromosome 10, tn1, whole genome shotgun sequence, the genomic window TGACGAGCATTCGCAcgaacattaaaagaaaattctctAGTGTATCACCATCATAAGGAGAACATTAtgatgacaaatattttttcatgtttaaaagcgtttaaaatgtttaaaagtgtttcatgtttaaattttttttgtttagagcGAGCGGTTCCGGCTAGCGACATACAGTTGCGGCTGGGAGCGGTCGAGTgaccggcgcgcgcgcacctcCATCGCCCTCATCCTACAGCGAGCGTTACGTCCTGCTGCCATACAATCCGTGTTCAGTACTGTCTGTCTGGTCGCTCTGTCtgaagtaaatacttttttggtTATAATATATATGTCCCTTATAGAAATGcagtatattttttcaataaattctcCCTAAACCACCCTTCCTCTTCTAACAACATCAATGTGTCTTAGCAAAATacttgaaattgtttttgttttgttttgatgctCTATCTGAACTGCAGTCCGCCAATATTTTAGTAGATTTTCaggttttcattaaaacatgttttcttttgtttcagtcaTTTCAACAATCCTACACCTTGTTTAATCTCATGAATGTGATGTGGGACTAAAATGTTTGCCGGATTCAAACTTGGGGATTTCAGCACCACACCGTTCACCGATATAACTACTGCAGTTTAAATGCacacaaataataacaataaaaacagtcgACTTAAGGAATAACACTGTGTTTTTATTATccccaaaaaatattcatagccttgttatttagatttctatgttcATAGCtattacatactagctgtagcccgcgggcccgccctcTACCACACCACAGGCCATAATCTGTGAatcaagtttcgtcaaaattcTTTCAGTGGTTGCGTGACAACCATACAGACTTTCACGtttatacctaatattttttttatttttgagatgaGAGCGtacattattaaatcaaatttgcAAAGAATGCCTGGAAAGTCACGTTTGCGCAACTTGGATAAAACAGTCAAACATTGAGACCCTTTCTTCGCATGTCTATGAGGGATGATCAATCTGAGAACCCAGTTTACTCCAAACGTTTGTTCTAAACACAACGCTTAATAACACTTCAACAATCGAGGTTAATTTTACGAAGTGTAAGAGAAATACTATAGTCCTTGTTAATGTTCAGCATGCCAATAGTTGAAACAGATTTGTCATAATTATCGAATATACTCAGAAAATTTATTGGTTAGTCGTAACCATTCGTCTTTACGACCAGAGCATGTGGCTAAACTATTTCATAGACAGATTAAACGGACGTTTCATGTGTACAAGGATCCAAAGAGATTGGATATTTGTAAGATCAATGATAGATTGTTTATTACTGGTTTTATTGGAGTTTATAAATCTAAATGATGTtagatcaatattttattgcacagCACGTCAGTAAACGTTAAGAAATCAACTTTTAAAGAAGAATTAATTTTGACTAATAAGGATCAAAGGGCTTTCCACTTCCTCGTAAAGTTAAGTCTCAAATTCTAGTCGGAATGGTGACAAtaagggttccgtataaataggtTGAAGATAACAAATGGGTTACGTGACTAATAAATCTTGCGAGCAGGTTTCCCGCCTTCAACAGTGAAGTCTTTTcctattagtatttaattttagtttatggTTGAAAAAAACATGCCACAGACAATACTTATGGTGAAAATAGGATTTTTATTAAGAGTGCACAGATAGCTCAGGTATAGATCACTATGCCAAACCACTATGCtctgggttcgatccccacgtaggacaagcatttatgtgatccacgaacgcttgttctagGTCTgagtttttgtgcatgtgacttgaacgttcGCGCGATTTCTATATTTAGTATTAGTACgggtcgtttaaaaaaatatatttcaaccaATTCCATTGCAGCAGTATGTCGCACTAACAAAGAACACGTCACAGGTCATTAAAGTAAGTAGATACATATTAACAATGTGGAAAGCTGTCATTACTGAAGTCGTACAGATTACAAAGCTATAGCTTCACCTTGGACATGAGATGTAATTTGTCGTAGCCGTGCATATCATTAAActtgtttattgcttttttattaaaattatctattttctTTTCAGATGTTTCAACAAGCATATACTTTATTCAATCTCATAAATGTAATGTGGGATTAAAAGGTGAAGCACTGCAAGAACACTTGCTTTTGTCCGTGACTTTACTCGCTGCAATATCGACAATCACAAATTATATCTATATTCAGATCTTCACTTTAGTCTAATAGCCTCATGACATCATTAACAATCATAGATACTACTATTAATAAAAGCAGCACTTTATATAGttttctattttagttttcctttaAACTTTTGTCAACACTCAACTTTACAGCACCTATAAAATCTTTTCatctgatttttttgttttaatcaccGCTTGCGTATTTTCTTGCAAACGGTTAGCATCTGTCTACACCTTCTTGATATAAATGACTACATTCAACAATTTGTCATCGCGTATGTTGAAGTCTGAGTACGATGTCCTGTATGTATCACTGAAATATTCGCCACAAATAATAGACCTGCTTGTACTATTTGACAGGTTgatgttaattaattgaaatgtcaAGAGAGAGCAAATATTTTGCTCGAAATTCAAATGAAGTTTCTATGTAAACAGATGCTCTGTTGTTTTTGTGTCGGGACACATGTGGTTTGATTTGTCTTTATACATATGTTAGATTATTTTGTTGCTTAGCTTGCTTTAACTATGATTCACAATATTTATAGAATGAAAAGCTTAAATGCTTGAAACCGGTGAAAGATGGGCGATACAGGCTACTgtctatacacggtgattttttagtcgtcttacaaaagcagcacagtgcatgtatccgacgtaaaataacCCTAggctcgattttttttttatcatcaactaagataataagtacgaagaaaattaaacaagagaaatctgaaatatactcttaaaaatgataaaattgccgccgttcgcgcccctcaccattgttacaaggctcctaccgcactcgcaacagagctgtgtttctaaaaaactacgaattgcatcataatattgaataaaaattgcatttaatttttttcaaatctcataaatacctattttttatcatgaacgtgttctagtcattggatacatgaactgggctgcttttgtgagacgacaaaaaaatcacggtgtataatatgAAGCTTTGTCGCTCAAAAAACGCTACTTTGTAGactaatttgaaaataaaaccttttgttttttaatgtttgagtGAATAgcattcatattaattttatactaacATGTTTATGAAACGTATGGTGTCCACCAGGGTCCAtagtacaattaaaaaacatttacgaatctgatatttttgtttctttttgttacgAAATCCGATTTCTTTCGTACaagtaataacaattaattttaaatcacacGTCATAAACAGATGTTTGATATCATTTCCTACATCTGTTCTGTACAGTATTCCGCTCATTTTGTCTTTTAGCAACAATCGGATTATAACCACGGCTTTATTCCCAGGCAATAAGATTTAAAATCGCAATTACTTGTGACTTTCAACTATACATACATTCCTCCTTAGCAACAACAAGTAATCTCGTGAATATATCACAAAttcttgacaaaaaaaattgagggttagttagtttttttgtatcattactgtctcttaaaaaaaacatgaatgaaaaatatacatactttttaataaaacagtctATTTCGATCGGTTTAAAATCTCGCGTTGCGTTAATTAATGTTccaagttatttataatatgttttatagcGGGATCACTCGGTAGTCTGCCCACCACCAGTCATGTGATGCTGTCACCGTAGTCTATTTTCTAGACACAGTTTGTTAGGACAAGGAAGGTCGTTGACGCAAATACTAGAACGTGCCTGGACTGGTGAAATTTCAAGAACTTGTCATGTTTTTCATTGTGGTGCTAGGTGTTTTTGAACAAACTCTTATTCTCctaatattaaataagattCTTCTAAAGTTAGTTCTGCTGCTTTTTAGTAATGGTGTTATCAAAGACTTGTTTTGTCTTCTCATAAATATAGatctactagctgacccagttTACGCTGTTTTGACTGATAGATTAATTTTAGGGAATATCTAGTGAAGGAAACACATTACATAGGATCAAAAAAATTAGGGCTGGGGTCGCCCTTAGACCTAACTTAGCcttttttcttaacatttagAGGGATACAAATttgatgttgtccgattctgtaacaaaattaaaatttgtcgatagactttaatttatttactactagTCACTATTTATTATGTCAATGTGATTCAATAGATATTGTTCGGAGAATTTTGGGTAGCCTAGCAGTGGAACGCGATTGACtgagttaatttaaaaataaatctgagggcacggcagtgcccctgccaagtctcgagcaaaacgggcacggccgtaccatcttttctcgaagcgattcgcggctgtttcgccccccctgtatcttcgacgtggacaaagctaggagtttagcttttcggggaataatagtaggcattagaacaagcttaagttcgaaattacatgccaattgaattaatggtttaggagttacggtcgatcaaagttacaccattttgtcactcactgactcactgactcactgacagatcatcaaaaatctaaggtacttctagcagacttagaaacttcaaattttgcaccaagataggtccttagccacatataaaggaaaaattataaaaacattaaaaaataatatgccatagaaaacaattttatatttgcggtttggcaagaacattatgtatggattttgactgcattgttaactttgttcgttgtttaagtacctattcaattggatgaatacatacatagaatagaaaagaataatataaatgtaatacacagactatcattaatacaaattaatacataaaattcataattcattaaattaataaagctaaaactccattgtattgcgataaatattgtatgcgcgctcgatagatggcgttgtacgtgtctgaatcgcgctatggtttcgttacaaagcgcagtctaagtagtacttcagaataattcgataattttcatttgatagcgccacctgtctatgaaaaaccatttcgaaactaaaaaatattgtagtgataattgatattcggagaactttacgtgttatttagtttagtttagctatagtttgtaagttagtagatatatatatgcatatatatataagtttaagcttgtttacattagaagtaacgaagtctcagagaagaaacaaaagagatagagatagagaatgggttctaagcaaagcagtagctgaagtcctagaaattatgacacctaaaaaaaaagaaagaaatacacttacaaaaaataaatgagatcccaccaaaaacattaaatgtaaaaaaatgccaagtctctcgatgcagtctttccatcgtaaaaagttttgagatctcatagaagccaagtcctattcaaaatattttgtagttataaatcaacatttagttattgtatcaatagttttctttatattataattatagtgacttggcaatgagcacaaattaaaagctgcttgatgcctggaattatatgcaaatgttactgacgagaccagtgatcagattatttgttatgtgtgaatcatgatggtcactaccgactacatgctccaatacaataataaagaataccttacgggccatcgctttatgaaagtaaatgaatcgagagtacactaagactgactgccgttgccgaaattcggttgggacgacacggataaaccaaaagaaaattaattttgtgatattaatgtttacgcatgcggtgtgtgtaactttcaactcctacaaatatgccgttttatttgtttcttcttgtgctcattgccaagtcactataattataatataaagaaaactattgatacaataactaaatgttgatttataactacaaaatattttgaataggacttggcttctatgagatctcaaaactttttacgatggaaagactgcatcgagagacttggcatttttttacatttaatgtttttggtgggattaagATTACCCAGACTCTCTATAGaggaaaatataacattaaattagatttatcATCATTCTAACtcttaaatcaaatttattgatGTATAAACTTTGAGCACCGACCCGTGCCTAAGGTGAGTTAGTTT contains:
- the LOC113497917 gene encoding uncharacterized protein LOC113497917, whose product is MIVSPMISSFVCYYSELLIQQSERFRLATYSCGWERSSDRRARTSIALILQRALRPAAIQSVFSTVCLVALSEVNTFLVIIYMSLIEMQYIFSINSP